The Drechmeria coniospora strain ARSEF 6962 chromosome 02, whole genome shotgun sequence genome has a segment encoding these proteins:
- a CDS encoding uricase, producing the protein MPFVSAARYGKDNVRVLKVSRDAKTGVQHVVEMTVCCLLEGDIDSSYTRADNSVVVATDSIKNTIYITAKQNPVHPPELFASILGSHFIQKYSHIHAANISVISTRWARMDVDGKPHPHSFIKDAGETRNAEVRVCRKDGILVTSAIAGLSVLKSTGSAFHGFVRDEYTTLPETWDRILATNVDARWNWSRFADLRAVRAAEPKFDRAYDLARNITLKLFAEDNSASVQNTMYKMCEQILAAVPETQSVAYSLPNNHNFEINLSWHKGLKNTGKDAEVYAPQSSPNGLIKCEVSRSETRGDVAGSTRSKL; encoded by the exons CAAAACCGGCGTCcagcacgtcgtcgagatgacCGTCTGCTGCCTCCTCGAGGGAGACATTGACAGCTCGTACACGCGAGCAGACaacagcgtcgtcgtcgccaccgacTCCATCAAGAACACCATCTACATCACGGCAAAGCAGAACCCTGTCCACCCGCCCGAGCTCTTCGCCTCCATACTCGGAAGCCACTTCATCCAGAAGTATAGCCACATCCATGCCGCCAACATCTCCGTCATCTCCACCCGCTGGGCCCgcatggacgtcgacgggaaGCCGCATCCCCACAGCTTCATCAAAGACGCTGGCGAGACGCGCAACGCCGAAGTGCGCGTATGTCGCAAGGACGGTATCCTCGTCACCAGCGCCATCGCTGGCCTGTCCGTCCTCAAAAGCACCGGTTCCGCCTTCCACGGCTTCGTCCGCGATGAATACACGACGCTTCCCGAGACTTGGGACCGCATCCTCGCCACGAACGTCGATGCTCGCTGGAACTGGAGCCGATTTGCCGACCTCCGAGCCGTCCGGGCCGCCGAGCCCAAGTTCGACCGTGCCTACGACCTAGCGCGCAACATCACCCTCAAGCTATTTGCCGAGGACAACAGTGCCAGCGTTCAAAATACCATGTATAAGATGTGTGAGCAGATTCTTGCTGCTGTTCCCGAGACTCAGAGCGTCGCCTATTCGCTGCCCAACAACCACAACTTCGAGATCA ACTTGAGCTGGCACAAGGGCCTGAAGAACACTGGCAAGGATGCCGAGGTCTACGCCCCGCAGTCCTCCCCCAACGGCCTCATCAAGTGTGAGGTGTCGCGTTC GGAGACAAGAGGTGACGTGGCCGGTTCGACCCGGTCCAAGTTGTAG
- a CDS encoding ribosomal protein L13 has protein sequence MSQTLGLSRLAYSRVWHQVSASLPHHSLSTQSSVTPPSLGRLASRIAILLMGKHKPIFDPSTDCGDYVVVTNCAALHTTGNKKWRKMYYRHTTRPGSLKALTMDALIEKQGGSEILRKAVSGMLPKNRLRDKRLARLKAFEGDSHPYKQNLIRFGGVAVGIDGWEEAVEMIREKDKERI, from the exons ATGTCGCAAACCCTCGGCCTG AGCCGACTCGCATACTCTCGGGTCTGGCACCAAGTCTCGGCCTCCTTACCACACCATTCCCTCTCCACCCAGAGCAGCGTCACACCCCCATCCTTGGGTCGGCTTGCCTCTCGGATCGCCATCTTGCTCATGGGCAAGCACAAACCGATCTTTGACCCCTCTACAGACTGCGGCGATTACGTCGTCGTGACGAATTGCGCTGCTCTTCACACGACGGGTAACAAGAAATGGCGAAAGATGTACTACAGACACACAACACGGCCCGGTAGCCTCAAGGCGCTCACAATGGACGCACTAATAGAGAAGCAAGGAGGAAGCGAAATTCTGCGCAAAGCTGTTTCCGGCATGCTGCCGAAGAACAGACTGCGGGACAAGCGGCTGGCGCGTTTAAAAGCGTTTGAGGGCGACTCGCACCCGTACAAGCAAAATCTGATTCGATTTGGTGGCGTAGCTGTAGGAATCGATGGGTgggaggaggccgtcgagatgaTTCGGGAAAAGGACAAGGAGAGGATATGA
- a CDS encoding DASH complex component Dam1 has translation MSTEVHDPPGSKRSNSRTRPTTPLRPPSRSSFRGSARRAVNGSITCPLNDLEPAFAEFSDAMADLEANMMHFQLIHESLARFGESFASFLYGLNMNAFCVDFPEGPVAESFRRDRLSDEAQHNTATRSDSEAEATFMTTDTSFVDTPPAPTRPTVSSGAQETRQSRLPFARGSSTRGRIRKASDRGHSSGLVRPRVRGVR, from the exons ATGTCCACCGAAGTCCACGACCCGCCCGGCAGCAAGCGATCCAACTCCAGGACGCGTCCTACAACACCACTGCGTCCACCATCTCGCTCCTCGTTTCGCGGATCTGCTCGCAGGGCTGTCAACGGCAGCATCACATGCCCTCTCAACGACTTGGAGCCAGCCTTTGCCGAATTCTccgacgccatggccgacctcgaggccaacaTGATGCACTTCCAACTCATACACGAGAGTCTCGCCAGATTCGGCGAATCGTTTGCTAGCTTCCTTTACGGCCTCAACATGAATGCATTCTGCGTTGATTTCCCGGAG GGCCCTGTAGCCGAGTCCTTTCGCAGAGATCGGCTTTCCGACGAGGCACAACATAACACGGCGACACGTTCGGACAGCGAGGCCGAAGCCACCTTCAT GACGACTGATACATCCTTTGTCGACACTCCGCCCGCACCGACGAGGCCCACCGTCTCGAGCGGCGCGCAGGAAACCCGACAATCCCGTCTGCCCTTTGCCCGTGGGTCGTCTACTAGAGGTAGAATCAGAAAGGCCAGCGACCGTGGCCATTCAAGCGGACTAGTCAGACCCCGTGTTCGTGGCGTGCGGTGA